GATCGCCCGCCTCTGTTCGGACTTCCGGACGGAAACCGGCGTGGAGATGACCAAGATCGGGGAGAACCTGCCGGAACTCGTGCCGTTCATGACCGACACCTACACGCCACAGGCGGTCAACCAGGCCCGCTCCTCGTTCGAGGAGAAAGTCCGGAAGGCGGGGGCGACCTTCCTCTACGGGGCGATGTGTGACTTCTTCACCGCTGAGGAACTCGACGACGTGATGTACGAATCGACCGAGATCGCGAAGTTCCTGCTGGAGGTCGAGGGCGTGGACCTCTCCGTCGAGGAGGAACTCGAGGCCGAAGAACGGATCTCGTCGGTGATGCGGGAGGTTCGCGAGGCGAGCGAGGAACTCCGCGAGCAGGAGGCGGAGTGACGGCGTCGAATATCGTAGCTGCTGAACGTCAGTGACACCCGATCGCACGGCCGACGCGCGATCGGCGTGGAAGCGGTTTCAGCGGCCTCCGGGCCGATGGCGATCCACGCTGTCGCCGGGTCCGTGCCCCCTGTTCCCTGTCGAGACTGTCCCGGATCAGTCGGCGACCCGGTTGGGACGCCACCAGCACGTCCGTGTCCATCCGCGCAGCGCATATATTTTCCGACCGCTTTCAGAGTGCGGACTACCGGAGTGGATATCCGACAGGATTCGCGGGCCCGGCCCGCTGACGCGTGCTAGTCCTCGCTCCACGCGCGAACGTCCGACTCCTCGAGGAACAGCGACGGGTCGTCGTGCGAGAAGACGACCCACTCCGCGGCCGATTCCGGCCGAACGTGGAGCAGCAGTTCCTCCTCGTGGAGTGCCCGCTCGAGGACCGATCGCGCGTCCGAGATCGAGTACGTCAGCGGGACGAGAATCGCCGTTTCGCTCGTCTCGTCGCGCTCGACCGCGAGCGCGAACCGCCGGTCAGCACCGTCGGCCGGGCGATAGTACACCTCGGCCGACCCGAAGCGACCGTCGTCGCTGCCGACGACGGACTCGACGAGATCGTACTCGTCCGGCGACACCGCGACGCGAAGTCCAACCCGGTCGTCGCTCTCGATCGGTTCGACGTCACCTGGCTCGAGCACGACGGCCTCCCAGCCGTGCCCCCGGTACTCGTCGGCGATCGCAGTCGCGTCCGCCAGCAGTTCCGCCCACTCCGGTGCCGTCGTGGGTGCGCTCTCCTCGTCGCTCATCGGCATCCCGCTCCGTTCGATCGTGCGTCCATACGCCTCCCGACGGGACGGGGGCGAAAAATAGTGTGTTCACCGTCGATCGCGGGTCGTCCCTGCCGGTCACCGATCGCCGCCGGCGTGATCGCTGTCGTCGTCGTGACCGCTGCCGGCGTGACTCTCATCGTCGTGACCGCCGGCGTGATCGCCGACGTCCTCGACGGCGATCGGTCCGGGGTCGTCCCCGACGAGCGCGTCTTCGACCGCGGTTCGGAGCCGATCCGGATCCCCCGGCCCGCCCGCGGCCCGAACGCTCCCGACCGACGAGGGCGCCAGCGGCACCGCGAGCGCGTCGTAGACGGCATCGAGGGCGCTCGCGAGTTCGTCTCGGTTGGCCACGAGCAGAATGCCGGCGACGAGGGCGGCCCCGCGCTGGACCCGCTGAGCGATCCCGACGAGTTTCCGCCGTCGCCCCTGCGCGTCGATCGCCGAGAGCGAGTGGGTCCCGGGACAGAACGCGTCGTCGGGTTCACCCCGTTCGATATCGAGGCCGAACCCGCCGAGGGTACGCTCCAGTGCGGCCGCGAGGCGATCGTACCGCTCGTCGGTCCCCTCCCGAAAATCGTCGATCGGTTCGGCGCGGGCGAACGCGATAGTCGTCGCGCCGTCGTAGGCGACGGCCCGGCCGCCCACGGTGCGCTCGACGGGTGGGAAGCCGTGCTCCCTGGCGGCCTCCCGGGCGTCGTCGTATCCGTCGCGGCGCGCGTCTCGGCGGCCGAACGCGACCTGCCGGTGGGGGATCCAGACGCGAACCGCGGACTCGCCGTCGCCCGCGACCGAGAGGAGTCGCCGGCTCACGTCGCGATCCGCCTCGATCGTCCCCGCCCGCCCCCGGAACACGTGCATGTCGGGAGCGTTCGTCTCGATGCACCTAAACGCTCCCGGCACGCATCCGTGCGTACGATTCCAGACACTGATGGCCGTCACGCTACCCGAGTCGCTGTTGACCCAGTACGAGCGGTTCTCGCTGTACAACTCGCCGTACCGTGCCCACGACGAGGGCCGGGCGATCGACCTGTATCCCGGCACCCTCCGCGACGGCAGGACCACTGCTGCGCCGAGTCCGGTCTCCGGGACGGTAATCGAGACCCGAACCGTCACGGCCCCGCCGAAACCCTACGCGCCCGACCACGATCACCTGATCCTGCTCGAGTGCGAGGGGCCGGGCGACCTCGGAGGGCTGACGGCCCGCGTGCTCCACGTCGATCCCGCGGTCGAGGCCGGCGATCGCGTCGCCCGCGGGGACTCGCTCGGCGACCTCGTCCGGGCCGGCTTCTTCGCACCGTGGGTCGACAACCACCTCCACGTCGGATTCCGCCCGCCGGACCGGAATCCCTACCGTGCGTCTGGATCGCTCCCGATCGACCTCGGAATCGACCTCGACCCCCTCCGGTGGGACGGGACCGGGACGGTCGTCGCGACCGGCGACACCTACGCCGTCCTCGATGCGCCCACCCACCCCGCACCCGGGGAGACGTTCGTCGGCGTTCGCGCGGACGGCGGCGGTGTTCTCGACGGCGGACTCCCCCACTACGACGGCGGCGGCCTGCTCGATCGGGGCCGTTCGGTTGCGGACGGCGAGTCGGTCTCCCTGAACGGCGATCGACTCGGCGTCGTCGACGGCCGGACGATCGCGTGGGACGACGTGACCGTCACCGCGAACGGCGAGCCGATTACCGGCCTCTCGCTGTTCTGCGCCCGCGACGCCGACTTCGGCGCGAAGCTGATCTGTCCCGATCGATCGTTCGCGGTCGCCGAGTCGCTCCGGGTCCGAGTCGACGCGATCGGCGAGTGATGATACGGATTCGCGTCGACGCGATCGGCGAGTGAGTCGTCGGCTCGATCGGTGGTATCGCGCCGACGATCGAGTCCGGATGAATTCTCGACAACGGGGAATCCGCGAAACGCAGGGATCAAGAGCATCGGTAGCAGACGACGGGTCATGGGCCCGGACCAACCGGATTCGATCGAGGATTACGACGAACTCGAACAGCTGTTGCAGGGCTACATCGAGGAGTACCAGGAGTTCCTCTTGTGGATCGGCACGACCGTCGACGACATCGGTCCCGGAACGATGACGCTCTCGATCCCGTACGACGACAAACTGACGAACGTCCGGCCCTACGCCGACGAGGACGCGCGACCGGACATCCACGGCGGGATCGCGGCGACGCTCATCGACACCGCCGGCGGGTTCGTCCTCCGGACCGAACTCGAGAACCCGATCGCCGTGAGCATCGCCACGATCAACCTGAACGTCAATTACCTCCAGCCCGCGACGGGCGATCTCACGGCGACGGCCGACGTGATCCGCGTCGGCGGCACCGTCGGCGTCAGCGAGGTAACGGTCGAGAGCACGACCCCCGACGGCGAGACGCGAGCGGTCGCGACCGGGCAGGGCGCGTATCGGATCTTCCGACAGGAGTGAGCGTCGGACGTCGCGTGGCGCTGCCAGTCGCGCGCGACCCGATCCGGCCGATCGGTCCCACTCGGACGGCCGTTCTGGACCCGCGATTCGACGAGCGTACGCTCCGGAGTAACTAGCTCCCGTCCCCTCCTTAGCGCTTCGACGAACATCTTCCCCAATTGTTCCACCTGAAGAGAATTTATACGCCCCTCTAATAACTCGCTGTTCCGATCCCCGGGTGTAATCGGCGACCTGCTGTACAGAACTGCGATCGACGTTCCCATCCAGAACGATGACCGACACACCCACTTCGACCGATCGAGACCGGACCGAGACCGACGCGACGACCGCTGGGGCCGATCGAGAGCCGCTGTTCGACCGCATTCCCCGACGCGACTTCATGAAGGCCGGCGCGGCAGCCGGCGCGATGGGGTCGTTCGCCGGCTGTACGGGGCTGCTCAGCGACGACGACCTCCCGTCGGCGGCGGACGTCGGCGCGACCGTCGAACCCGGTGAACACGACGACTACTACGCGTTTCTCTCCGGCGGTCACTCCGGCGAGATCCGCGTCTACGGCATTCCCTCGATGCGTCAGCTGATGCGCATCCCCGTGTTCAACACCGAGAGTGCCCGCGGCTACGGCTACGACGATCGGACCAGCGAGATGCTGGAGGACGCGGGTGGCTACTCGTGGGGTGACACTCACCACCCGCGTATCAGCCAGACGGACAACGACTACGACGGCCGCTGGGCGTTCGTCAACGACAAGGCGAACGGCCGCATGGCCCGCATCGACCTGACGTACTTCGAGACGGACGCCATCGTCGACATTCCGAACCAGCAGGGGACCCACGGGGCCTGCTGTCTGCTCCCCGATACGAAGTACGTCTTCGGCGTCGGCGAGTTCCGCGTCCCGATGCCGAACGACGGGCGCGACCTCGACGATCCCGACAGCTACACCTCGACCATCGCCGCGATCGATCCCGAGACGATGAACGTCGAGTGGGAAGTGTTGGTCGACGGCAACATGGACAACGGCGACGGCGGCAAGGAGGGTCGCTGGTTCTTCGCGACGGGCTACAACAGCGAGAGCGGGGTTTCCGAGAGCGAGATGTCTTCGTCCGACACCGACTGGGTGAAGGCCTTCGACGTCCCCGCGATCGAGGAGGCCGTCGAGGCCGGCGAGTACGAGGAGATCGGCGGCGTTCCGGTCGTCGACGGCACTCGGGGCAGCGCGCTGAACAGCGGCGACCGCCCGGTCGTCCGGTACGTGGACGTGCCGAAGAGTCCACACGGGGTGAGCGTCACGCCCGACGGGGCCTACGCGATCGCGAGCGGGAAACTCGACCCGACCTGTTCGGTGATCGACATCGAGACGCTGGCGGACGCCGACGATCCGAACGAGGCGATCGTTGGTCAGCCCCGCGTCGGGATGGGACCGCTGCACACCGCCTACGACGGCCGGGGCCACGCCTACACGACGCTGTTCATCGACTCGCAGGTCGCCAAGTGGGACATCGAGGCGGCCGTCGAGGCCGAACCGGGCTCCGAGGAACCGGTGATCGAGAAGATCGACGTCCACTACAACCCGGGCCACCTGATCGCCGCGGAGTCCTACACGGCCGACCCGCAGGGCGACTGGCTGGTCTCGCTCAACAAGCTCTCGAAAGACCGGTTCCTCCCGGTCGGACCGATGCACCCGGAGAACGACCAGCTGATCTACATCGGGGACGACGACGCGGGGATGAAACTCGTCAAGGACACCCCGTCGTACGCCGAGCCACACGACGCGTCGATCGTGAGTGCGGACAAGCTCGACCCCGCAAAGGTCTACGATCCCGAGGACTACGACGAGGAGTTCGTCGGGCCGGACGAGAGCGAGGTCGTCCGCGAGGACGGTCGGGTGCACGTGAAGATGTACTCGGTGCGAAACGAGTTCGGCTTCGAGGACGTCACCGTCCAGGAGGGCGACGAGGTGACGGTTACCGTCACGAACGTCGAGGAGACGCCCGACCTGCTGCACGCGCTGGCGATCCCCGAGCACGACGTCAACCTGAAACTCGCCCCGCAGGAGACGCGCGAGGTGACGTTCACGGCCGACGAACCGGGCGTCTACTGGATGTACTGTGCGTTCTTCTGTAGCGCACTGCACCTCGAGATGCGCTCGCGACTGATCGTCGAACCCGCGGAGTGATCACGATGTCCCGCCTCGCACGGCTGACCGAACTCAGGCGCCTCCTCCCGCTGACAGCGGCCGGGCTGTTCCTGCTCGCGCTGACGATGCCGGTGTGGCGGATCGTCCTCACGGCGCCACAATACATGGACCCGCTGGTCGTGGAACTCTACGCGTACCCGCGACTGGGTGGCGACTTCGGGGAGGTACACGCCCTCAACAAGTACGTCGGGTTCTACTACCCCGATCCGGTGTACGTCGACCCGAACTACGACGTTCACGAGAAGGCCGTCGCCGTCCCCGAGTGGGTGCTCGGCCCCGTGGTGTTCGTCGGTCTCGCCGCGGCCAGCGCCGTCGTCGCGCTCCTGCCGGCGGGCCGAACGCTGCGACGCGGCCTGACCGCCTTGGTCGCCGGGACGATCGCGATCTTCGGCGCGATGCTCGCGATCGTCCAGTACCGGCTCTATCAGGCCGGCCACTCGCTCGATCCGGACGCGCCGCTGTCCGGGGTCGAGGGGTTCACTCCGCCGGTCCTCGGGACCTACGAGGTAGCTAACA
The nucleotide sequence above comes from Halosolutus halophilus. Encoded proteins:
- a CDS encoding lipoate--protein ligase family protein — encoded protein: MHVFRGRAGTIEADRDVSRRLLSVAGDGESAVRVWIPHRQVAFGRRDARRDGYDDAREAAREHGFPPVERTVGGRAVAYDGATTIAFARAEPIDDFREGTDERYDRLAAALERTLGGFGLDIERGEPDDAFCPGTHSLSAIDAQGRRRKLVGIAQRVQRGAALVAGILLVANRDELASALDAVYDALAVPLAPSSVGSVRAAGGPGDPDRLRTAVEDALVGDDPGPIAVEDVGDHAGGHDDESHAGSGHDDDSDHAGGDR
- the nosZ gene encoding TAT-dependent nitrous-oxide reductase, which gives rise to MTDTPTSTDRDRTETDATTAGADREPLFDRIPRRDFMKAGAAAGAMGSFAGCTGLLSDDDLPSAADVGATVEPGEHDDYYAFLSGGHSGEIRVYGIPSMRQLMRIPVFNTESARGYGYDDRTSEMLEDAGGYSWGDTHHPRISQTDNDYDGRWAFVNDKANGRMARIDLTYFETDAIVDIPNQQGTHGACCLLPDTKYVFGVGEFRVPMPNDGRDLDDPDSYTSTIAAIDPETMNVEWEVLVDGNMDNGDGGKEGRWFFATGYNSESGVSESEMSSSDTDWVKAFDVPAIEEAVEAGEYEEIGGVPVVDGTRGSALNSGDRPVVRYVDVPKSPHGVSVTPDGAYAIASGKLDPTCSVIDIETLADADDPNEAIVGQPRVGMGPLHTAYDGRGHAYTTLFIDSQVAKWDIEAAVEAEPGSEEPVIEKIDVHYNPGHLIAAESYTADPQGDWLVSLNKLSKDRFLPVGPMHPENDQLIYIGDDDAGMKLVKDTPSYAEPHDASIVSADKLDPAKVYDPEDYDEEFVGPDESEVVREDGRVHVKMYSVRNEFGFEDVTVQEGDEVTVTVTNVEETPDLLHALAIPEHDVNLKLAPQETREVTFTADEPGVYWMYCAFFCSALHLEMRSRLIVEPAE
- a CDS encoding DUF7529 family protein, with protein sequence MSDEESAPTTAPEWAELLADATAIADEYRGHGWEAVVLEPGDVEPIESDDRVGLRVAVSPDEYDLVESVVGSDDGRFGSAEVYYRPADGADRRFALAVERDETSETAILVPLTYSISDARSVLERALHEEELLLHVRPESAAEWVVFSHDDPSLFLEESDVRAWSED
- a CDS encoding PaaI family thioesterase, which codes for MGPDQPDSIEDYDELEQLLQGYIEEYQEFLLWIGTTVDDIGPGTMTLSIPYDDKLTNVRPYADEDARPDIHGGIAATLIDTAGGFVLRTELENPIAVSIATINLNVNYLQPATGDLTATADVIRVGGTVGVSEVTVESTTPDGETRAVATGQGAYRIFRQE